The DNA sequence CAAGATGATGGCCTTTGATCGCCCCGCCTTTGTCGGCGACGACGCCGAACCCGTATCCGGGGATGAACAAAATCGTGCCGATCGGAAAGATCGATAAATCGGCAGCAATCGTCGAATAAAGGTCGCGCTTCACGCGGACGCCGGAGTACGTGATGCCATACTCAGGGTGATCAGGCGTTTTCCCGGTCGATTCAATGCCGGCTGTATAGCCGGTGGCGACCACTTCAACGGAAGGATATTTTGACCAGTCAAAATGATCCTCAAGCCGCGGGGCGGAGCGACTGCCGCTTTTCGGGCGGCCGTTTGTCCCGCCACTCGGCTCATGCTCGACCAATAATGCGCTCGACAAGGAGCGGAGAACCGTTTCCGCCTCGACTCCGGAAACAGACTGGAACGTCGCGGTGAGCGCCAGGAAAAACAACACCGTCATCGCGGTCCGGCGTGCAAACTGCCTGAACCTATCCAATGATCTCAACTCCTCTCACACCTCTATTTATCTCCAACCAAAATCGAAATATTCATTGCAACGGCGGGCCAATCGAAAAAACGCATGACACCGGACTCCAAGCGCCTGTTCCGCGGCGCCCTCCGGCATCGCCGCAACATGAAAAAACGCCGCCGCAGACACGGTGGCGCGCAAAAATAAAAAACGCCCCCGCTTGCGCGGAGACGCCTGAACACCTTTGATACCCTTTTGCGAAAAATACAACCGATCGGGCAGCATGATCGATCCGAAATGTCTTAGAACATTTGATAGCCTTTCGCCCGCAGCGTGCGGATCGCCCATCCGGCGCAAAGGGCGCCGGCAAAGCCGCTCGCCAAAATCAACAAATCAGCCGTTTCCAGCGAGGCGATTTTCCGGCCGAGCGCCGAAAACGAGGCGGCCGGATCGGTCCAATACTGCTTCCATGGCACATCGTCAATAATGAACACCGCAATGACCGGAAAGCAAACAGCCATGATCCATGTCATGCGCAACAACATATTTAACAAAAATCCGATGCCGAAAAATAAGACGAAAAATAAAAGCATCGAAATGAGTACAACCGGCAAACTCATTTGCATCCGCCCTTCCCTACCTTACACCCTTTTTCAGTGTACTGGATGGGCGGATGACAAGTCAATGCTCATCGTCGTCTTCCGTCTCGCTTCCCGTCCCTTGGCAGCCGCAGCACGTTTCCGATCCGCCGAGCAAAAGCTGGACGTATCCGTGGCCACCGCAGTACACGCAATCGGTCGTCGTCGCCGTTTGTGCCATTCTTCTTCCCCTCCACTTCTTTTTTGTTAATAT is a window from the Geobacillus stearothermophilus ATCC 12980 genome containing:
- a CDS encoding 3D domain-containing protein encodes the protein MDRFRQFARRTAMTVLFFLALTATFQSVSGVEAETVLRSLSSALLVEHEPSGGTNGRPKSGSRSAPRLEDHFDWSKYPSVEVVATGYTAGIESTGKTPDHPEYGITYSGVRVKRDLYSTIAADLSIFPIGTILFIPGYGFGVVADKGGAIKGHHLDLYYETVEDVYKYWGKRKVQVYIIQKGDGKLSEEELTRLNEDETMQVFRQQYLESKS
- a CDS encoding YuiB family protein, whose translation is MQMSLPVVLISMLLFFVLFFGIGFLLNMLLRMTWIMAVCFPVIAVFIIDDVPWKQYWTDPAASFSALGRKIASLETADLLILASGFAGALCAGWAIRTLRAKGYQMF
- a CDS encoding YuiA family protein gives rise to the protein MAQTATTTDCVYCGGHGYVQLLLGGSETCCGCQGTGSETEDDDEH